Proteins encoded in a region of the Phaenicophaeus curvirostris isolate KB17595 chromosome 1, BPBGC_Pcur_1.0, whole genome shotgun sequence genome:
- the NHS gene encoding actin remodeling regulator NHS isoform X2, with product MVLDLCSLSNVALSRILRQLSDVARHACTLFQEVEADIQGTHRRVRALHGRIAGLQGAVRGLDPKQEAVPVSNLDAESKLSVYYRAPWHQQRNIFLPSTRPPCVEELHHHAKQHLRALRREHRSRGDNREQKVQGSIAVVAPPFPPFPAICSQKRHTIKDRHFLPSHPPEDEDTDVMLGQRPKNPIHNIPSTLDKQTNWSKALPLPTPEEKMKQDAQVISSCIIPINVTGVGFDREASIRCSLVHSQSVLQRRRKLRRRKTISGIPRRVQQEIDSDESPVARERNVIVHTNPDFSGSSSRRSGTRDSECQTEEILIAAPSRRRIRAQRGQSVVASLSHSAGNILVLADNGDAVFTATVNNRIRSRSLPREGARASEGHQDAATKNAGYEAECFLASQERIPKKGKEVLSKQGSQECQPIGLTCPQHLHSPEHNIGVRGRSRLSRMADSGSCEISSNSDTFGSPIHSISTAGVLLSSHMDQKDDHQSSSGNWSGSSSTCPSQTSETIPPAASPPLTGSSHCDSELSLNTAPNANEESSVFITEQFGDHVDKVRGHRASSFTSTVADLLDDPNNSNTSDSEWNYLHHHHDASCRQDFSPERPKADSLGCPSFTSMATYDSFLEKSPSDKADTSSHFSVDTEGYYTSMHFDCGLKGNKSYICNYAATSSESGQTGSVTSSLADCTWQECMSHRRPGRQSISLKKPKAKPAPPKRSSSLRKSESSTDLPDKKEPKIGGGQHVSHTAREMKLPLEFSNTPSRVEGPNLPAKQELAWVDQGNGGIKDTPFDTADIPSFKDEGAEQPHYADLWLLNDLKSSDPYRSLSNSSTATGTTVIECIKSPESSESQTSQSGSRATTPSLPSVDNEFKLASPEKLAGLASPSSGYSSQSETPTSSFPTAFFSGPLSPGGSKRKPKVPERKSSLQQPLSKDGTASVNKDLELPIIPPTHLDLSALHNVLNKPFAHRHQLHAFSHSKQSTVGEALHPSPPSALAITPSVLKSVHLRAVNKPEGGKQKGSTPDLLCIQETTLMATDVSPGKMRPLLAKKPVSRQYSTDEAIMSYIDVSPAEASPGKPPLEKSSSFSGQNSCEQEAVTSASVGLVEIKPEKDQTHSAAEHLPESALNQMCALSTGGFQKGSAVLIGDDEAKKPGQGAETEHDNWQVQAQRELSAGSEERLEAGSGGQSPAQAEGVAISDQLKHQSDVSHHVPGNIGYEAEMTAVNSLGEASSKQENNIASGIPTKSASDDSRADEMADGTDEPLMKESSPSDESIVSPLSEESQADAEEVFVSPNKPRTTEDLFAVIHRSKRKVLGRKDSGDLSVRNRLRASSGTSSQPPASSTLPTSNVPPAGSVGAPISSQRSPGLIYRNAKKSNTSNEEFKLLLLKKGSRSDSSYRMSATEILKSPILPKSPGELTADAPQSLEESPPVVSPDASSPLSPCSPRVNAEGFSSKSFPMSASSRVGRSRAPPAASSSRYSVRCRLYNTPMQAISEGETENSDGSPHDDRSSQSST from the exons AACATCGAAGCCGAGGTGATAACAGAGAGCAAAAAGTCCAGGGCTCCATTGCTGTGGTGgctcccccctttcctcccttccctgcaaTCTGCAGTCAAAAGAGGCACACGATAAAGGACCGGCATTTCCTACCC TCCCATCCACCAGAGGACGAAGATACAGATGTCATGTTAGGGCAGAGGCCGAAAAATCCAATACATAATATCCCTTCTACACTGGATAAACAAACCAATTGGAGTAAAGCACTACCTCTCCCAACtccagaggagaaaatgaaacaagatGCCCAAGTGATTTCTTCTTGCATTATCCCCATCAATGTCACTG GAGTTGGTTTTGACAGAGAGGCTAGCATACGCTGCTCTCTTGTTCATTCACAATCTGTACTACAGCGGAGACGAAagttgaggaggaggaaaaccatCTCTGGCATCCCCAGAAGAGTGCAACAAGAAATAG ATTCAGACGAATCGCCAGTGGCGAGAGAGCGCAATGTGATTGTGCACACAAACCCAGACTTCTCCggctccagcagcaggaggtcAGGGACCCGGGACTCGGAGTGCCAGACGGAAGAAATCCTGATAGCCGCTCCCTCGCGGCGGCGGATCCGTGCCCAGAGGGGGCAGAGTGTCGTCGCCTCCCTCTCCCACTCTGCTGGCAACATCTTAGTGCTGGCAGACAATGGGGATGCCGTCTTCACTGCCACTGTCAACAATCGCATCCGCTCACGCAGCCTTCCTCGCGAGGGTGCCCGAGCCAGTGAGGGACATCAGGATGCCGCCACCAAAAATGCAGGATATGAGGCGGAGTGTTTTCTAGCCAGCCAGGAGAGGATCCCGAAAAAGGGGAAGGAGGTCTTGAGCAAGCAGGGTTCACAAGAGTGCCAACCCATCGGTTTAACTTGTCCTCAGCACCTGCATAGCCCTGAACACAACATCGGCGTGAGAGGGAGATCGCGGCTGTCAAGGATGGCCGATTCAGGCAGCTGTGAGATTTCATCCAACTCGGACACCTTCGGGAGCCCCATTCACTCTATCTCCACAGCAGGAGTCCTGCTCAGCAGCCACATGGACCAGAAAGATGACCACCAGTCCTCCAGTGGCAATTGGAGCGGGAGCAGCTCCACATGTCCCTCCCAGACATCCGAAACCAttcctcctgctgcctctcctccGCTGACGGGCTCTTCGCACTGTGACTCTGAGCTGTCACTCAACACCGCTCCCAATGCCAATGAAGAGTCCAGCGTCTTCATCACAGAGCAGTTTGGTGACCACGTGGACAAGGTCAGGGGCCACAGGGCAAGCTCCTTCACCTCCACCGTGGCAGATTTACTGGACGACCCCAACAACAGCAACACGAGCGACAGCGAGTGGAACTACCTGCACCATCACCACGATGCCTCCTGTCGCCAAGACTTCAGCCCCGAGCGCCCAAAGGCTGACAGCCTGGGATGCCCCAGCTTCACCAGCATGGCTACGTATGACAGCTTCCTAGAAAAGAGCCCTTCTGACAAGGCAGACACTAGCTCACACTTCTCTGTGGATACCGAAGGATACTATACCTCCATGCACTTTGACTGCGGTCTCAAGGGTAATAAAAGCTATATTTGCAACTATGCAGCTACGAGCTCCGAGAGTGGCCAGACTGGGAGTGTGACCTCCAGCTTGGCTGACTGCACCTGGCAGGAGTGCATGAGCCACAGGAGGCCGGGACGGCAGAGCATCTCACTGAAGAAACCAAAGGCAAAGCCAGCCCCACCAAAACGTAGCTCCTCTTTGAGGAAATCGGAGAGCAGCACCGACCTTCCTGACAAGAAAGAACCAAAGATCGGCGGTGGGCAGCATGTCTCTCACACTGCCAGGGAGATGAAGTTGCCCCTTGAGTTTTCAAACACACCTTCCCGAGTGGAAGGCCCCAACCTGCCAGCTAAGCAGGAGCTCGCctgggtggaccagggcaatgGTGGGATAAAGGACACTCCGTTTGACACTGCCGATATCCCCTCCTTTAAAGATGAAGGTGCCGAACAACCTCACTATGCAGACCTCTGGCTTCTGAACGACTTGAAATCCAGCGATCCTTACAGGTCCTTGTCCAATTCGAGCACTGCTACGGGTACTACAGTCATAGAGTGCATCAAATCACCAGAGAGCTCTGAATCCCAGACATCCCAGTCCGGGTCACGAGCCaccaccccatccctcccctctgTCGATAATGAGTTTAAGCTGGCCTCCCCTGAGAAGCTGGCGGGTTTAGCTTCACCCTCCAGCGGATACTCCAGCCAGTCGGAGACACCCACCTCTTCTTTTCCAACTGCTTTCTTTTCGGGACCCTTGTCTCCAGGGGGGAGCAAGAGGAAGCCGAAAGTACCGGAGAGGAAGTCATCGCTGCAGCAGCCGCTCTCTAAAGACGGCACTGCCTCAGTGAACAAAGACCTCGAACTTCCGATTATACCTCCTACTCACCTCGACCTAAGTGCTCTTCACAATGTCTTGAACAAGCCCTTCGCTCACAGGCACCAGCTGCACGCCTTCAGCCACAGCAAGCAGAGCACAGTCGGGGAagccctgcaccccagcccTCCCTCTGCCCTCGCCATCACCCCGTCCGTTCTCAAGTCTGTCCATCTTCGGGCAGTCAACAAGCCTGAAGGAGGGAAACAGAAAGGCAGCACCCCAGACCTGCTCTGCATACAGGAGACCACCTTGATGGCGACCGATGTTTCTCCAGGCAAAATGAGGCCTCTCTTAGCTAAGAAACCAGTATCTCGCCAGTACTCCACGGATGAGGCCATAATGTCATACATTGACGTTTCCCCAGCAGAAGCCAGCCCGGGAAAGCCTCCTTTAGAGAAAAGCTCCTCTTTCAGTGGGCAGAACAGCTGTGAGCAAGAAGCTGTAACTTCAGCAAGTGTAGGTCTGGTCGAAATCAAACCTGAGAAGGATCAAACACACTCGGCTGCTGAGCACCTGCCAGAAAGCGCTCTGAATCAGATGTGTGCCCTCTCCACAGGCGGGTTTCAGAAAGGCTCAGCTGTCCTCATAGGTGATGATGAAGCAAAGAAACCTGGCCAGGGAGCAGAAACTGAGCACGACAACTGGCAAGTGCAGGCTCAGCGAGAGCTCTCTGCAGGCAgtgaggagaggctggaagctgggtctggggggcaaaGCCCAGCTCAGGCTGAGGGAGTGGCCATCAGTGATCAGCTTAAGCACCAATCCGATGTAAGCCACCATGTGCCTGGGAATATTGGCTATGAAGCAGAGATGACTGCAGTGAATTCACTTGGCGAAGCGAGTTCCaagcaggaaaataatattGCATCAGGTATCCCAACCAAAAGTGCCTCTGATGACAGCAGGGCGGATGAGATGGCAGATGGTACAGATGAGCCTTTGATGAAAG AGTCTTCTCCAAGCGACGAGTCTATTGTGTCTCCGCTGAGTGAGGAGTCGCAGGCTGACGCTGAGGAAGTCTTTGTGTCTCCAAACAAACCCCGCACCACCGAGGACCTGTTTGCAGTCATTCACAG ATCAAAAAGGAAAGTTCTTGGGAGAAAGGATTCTGGAGACCTTTCTGTAAGAAACAGATTGAGAGCTTCATCTGGGACTAGCAGCCAGCCCCCTGCCAGCAGCACGCTGCCCACCAGCAATGTGCCACCAGCTGGCAGCGTGGGCGCTCCCATTAGCAGTCAGAGGTCCCCAGGACTCATATACAGGAATGCCAAAAAGTCTAACACATCCAATGAGGAGTTTAAACTACTGCTCCTTAAAAAGGGCAGCCGATCCGATTCCAGCTACAGGATGTCTGCCACGGAAATTCTGAAAAGTCCTATTTTGCCCAAGTCTCCTGGAGAGCTGACAGCGGATGCCCCTCAAAGCCTGGAGGAATCTCCCCCTGTGGTGAGCCCTGATGCATCGTCCCCgctctccccctgctcccctaGGGTCAACGCGGAAGGATTCTCCTCCAAGAGCTTTCCCATGTCGGCGTCTTCAAGAGTGGGTCGCTCGCGGGCCCCTCcggcagccagcagcagccgaTACAGCGTGCGCTGCAGGCTGTACAACACGCCAATGCAGGCCATCTCTGAAGGAGAGACTGAGAACTCTGATGGCAGCCCCCACGACGATCGGTCTTCTCAGAGCTCAACATAG
- the NHS gene encoding actin remodeling regulator NHS isoform X3, whose amino-acid sequence MTEGPHNAVSNLDAESKLSVYYRAPWHQQRNIFLPSTRPPCVEELHHHAKQHLRALRREHRSRGDNREQKVQGSIAVVAPPFPPFPAICSQKRHTIKDRHFLPFNSTRSPSPIECCHMTPWSRKSHPPEDEDTDVMLGQRPKNPIHNIPSTLDKQTNWSKALPLPTPEEKMKQDAQVISSCIIPINVTGVGFDREASIRCSLVHSQSVLQRRRKLRRRKTISGIPRRVQQEIDSDESPVARERNVIVHTNPDFSGSSSRRSGTRDSECQTEEILIAAPSRRRIRAQRGQSVVASLSHSAGNILVLADNGDAVFTATVNNRIRSRSLPREGARASEGHQDAATKNAGYEAECFLASQERIPKKGKEVLSKQGSQECQPIGLTCPQHLHSPEHNIGVRGRSRLSRMADSGSCEISSNSDTFGSPIHSISTAGVLLSSHMDQKDDHQSSSGNWSGSSSTCPSQTSETIPPAASPPLTGSSHCDSELSLNTAPNANEESSVFITEQFGDHVDKVRGHRASSFTSTVADLLDDPNNSNTSDSEWNYLHHHHDASCRQDFSPERPKADSLGCPSFTSMATYDSFLEKSPSDKADTSSHFSVDTEGYYTSMHFDCGLKGNKSYICNYAATSSESGQTGSVTSSLADCTWQECMSHRRPGRQSISLKKPKAKPAPPKRSSSLRKSESSTDLPDKKEPKIGGGQHVSHTAREMKLPLEFSNTPSRVEGPNLPAKQELAWVDQGNGGIKDTPFDTADIPSFKDEGAEQPHYADLWLLNDLKSSDPYRSLSNSSTATGTTVIECIKSPESSESQTSQSGSRATTPSLPSVDNEFKLASPEKLAGLASPSSGYSSQSETPTSSFPTAFFSGPLSPGGSKRKPKVPERKSSLQQPLSKDGTASVNKDLELPIIPPTHLDLSALHNVLNKPFAHRHQLHAFSHSKQSTVGEALHPSPPSALAITPSVLKSVHLRAVNKPEGGKQKGSTPDLLCIQETTLMATDVSPGKMRPLLAKKPVSRQYSTDEAIMSYIDVSPAEASPGKPPLEKSSSFSGQNSCEQEAVTSASVGLVEIKPEKDQTHSAAEHLPESALNQMCALSTGGFQKGSAVLIGDDEAKKPGQGAETEHDNWQVQAQRELSAGSEERLEAGSGGQSPAQAEGVAISDQLKHQSDVSHHVPGNIGYEAEMTAVNSLGEASSKQENNIASGIPTKSASDDSRADEMADGTDEPLMKESSPSDESIVSPLSEESQADAEEVFVSPNKPRTTEDLFAVIHRSKRKVLGRKDSGDLSVRNRLRASSGTSSQPPASSTLPTSNVPPAGSVGAPISSQRSPGLIYRNAKKSNTSNEEFKLLLLKKGSRSDSSYRMSATEILKSPILPKSPGELTADAPQSLEESPPVVSPDASSPLSPCSPRVNAEGFSSKSFPMSASSRVGRSRAPPAASSSRYSVRCRLYNTPMQAISEGETENSDGSPHDDRSSQSST is encoded by the exons AACATCGAAGCCGAGGTGATAACAGAGAGCAAAAAGTCCAGGGCTCCATTGCTGTGGTGgctcccccctttcctcccttccctgcaaTCTGCAGTCAAAAGAGGCACACGATAAAGGACCGGCATTTCCTACCC TTTAACAGCACCCGTTCGCCCTCCCCAATTGAGTGTTGCCACATGACCCCCTGGAGTAGAAAG TCCCATCCACCAGAGGACGAAGATACAGATGTCATGTTAGGGCAGAGGCCGAAAAATCCAATACATAATATCCCTTCTACACTGGATAAACAAACCAATTGGAGTAAAGCACTACCTCTCCCAACtccagaggagaaaatgaaacaagatGCCCAAGTGATTTCTTCTTGCATTATCCCCATCAATGTCACTG GAGTTGGTTTTGACAGAGAGGCTAGCATACGCTGCTCTCTTGTTCATTCACAATCTGTACTACAGCGGAGACGAAagttgaggaggaggaaaaccatCTCTGGCATCCCCAGAAGAGTGCAACAAGAAATAG ATTCAGACGAATCGCCAGTGGCGAGAGAGCGCAATGTGATTGTGCACACAAACCCAGACTTCTCCggctccagcagcaggaggtcAGGGACCCGGGACTCGGAGTGCCAGACGGAAGAAATCCTGATAGCCGCTCCCTCGCGGCGGCGGATCCGTGCCCAGAGGGGGCAGAGTGTCGTCGCCTCCCTCTCCCACTCTGCTGGCAACATCTTAGTGCTGGCAGACAATGGGGATGCCGTCTTCACTGCCACTGTCAACAATCGCATCCGCTCACGCAGCCTTCCTCGCGAGGGTGCCCGAGCCAGTGAGGGACATCAGGATGCCGCCACCAAAAATGCAGGATATGAGGCGGAGTGTTTTCTAGCCAGCCAGGAGAGGATCCCGAAAAAGGGGAAGGAGGTCTTGAGCAAGCAGGGTTCACAAGAGTGCCAACCCATCGGTTTAACTTGTCCTCAGCACCTGCATAGCCCTGAACACAACATCGGCGTGAGAGGGAGATCGCGGCTGTCAAGGATGGCCGATTCAGGCAGCTGTGAGATTTCATCCAACTCGGACACCTTCGGGAGCCCCATTCACTCTATCTCCACAGCAGGAGTCCTGCTCAGCAGCCACATGGACCAGAAAGATGACCACCAGTCCTCCAGTGGCAATTGGAGCGGGAGCAGCTCCACATGTCCCTCCCAGACATCCGAAACCAttcctcctgctgcctctcctccGCTGACGGGCTCTTCGCACTGTGACTCTGAGCTGTCACTCAACACCGCTCCCAATGCCAATGAAGAGTCCAGCGTCTTCATCACAGAGCAGTTTGGTGACCACGTGGACAAGGTCAGGGGCCACAGGGCAAGCTCCTTCACCTCCACCGTGGCAGATTTACTGGACGACCCCAACAACAGCAACACGAGCGACAGCGAGTGGAACTACCTGCACCATCACCACGATGCCTCCTGTCGCCAAGACTTCAGCCCCGAGCGCCCAAAGGCTGACAGCCTGGGATGCCCCAGCTTCACCAGCATGGCTACGTATGACAGCTTCCTAGAAAAGAGCCCTTCTGACAAGGCAGACACTAGCTCACACTTCTCTGTGGATACCGAAGGATACTATACCTCCATGCACTTTGACTGCGGTCTCAAGGGTAATAAAAGCTATATTTGCAACTATGCAGCTACGAGCTCCGAGAGTGGCCAGACTGGGAGTGTGACCTCCAGCTTGGCTGACTGCACCTGGCAGGAGTGCATGAGCCACAGGAGGCCGGGACGGCAGAGCATCTCACTGAAGAAACCAAAGGCAAAGCCAGCCCCACCAAAACGTAGCTCCTCTTTGAGGAAATCGGAGAGCAGCACCGACCTTCCTGACAAGAAAGAACCAAAGATCGGCGGTGGGCAGCATGTCTCTCACACTGCCAGGGAGATGAAGTTGCCCCTTGAGTTTTCAAACACACCTTCCCGAGTGGAAGGCCCCAACCTGCCAGCTAAGCAGGAGCTCGCctgggtggaccagggcaatgGTGGGATAAAGGACACTCCGTTTGACACTGCCGATATCCCCTCCTTTAAAGATGAAGGTGCCGAACAACCTCACTATGCAGACCTCTGGCTTCTGAACGACTTGAAATCCAGCGATCCTTACAGGTCCTTGTCCAATTCGAGCACTGCTACGGGTACTACAGTCATAGAGTGCATCAAATCACCAGAGAGCTCTGAATCCCAGACATCCCAGTCCGGGTCACGAGCCaccaccccatccctcccctctgTCGATAATGAGTTTAAGCTGGCCTCCCCTGAGAAGCTGGCGGGTTTAGCTTCACCCTCCAGCGGATACTCCAGCCAGTCGGAGACACCCACCTCTTCTTTTCCAACTGCTTTCTTTTCGGGACCCTTGTCTCCAGGGGGGAGCAAGAGGAAGCCGAAAGTACCGGAGAGGAAGTCATCGCTGCAGCAGCCGCTCTCTAAAGACGGCACTGCCTCAGTGAACAAAGACCTCGAACTTCCGATTATACCTCCTACTCACCTCGACCTAAGTGCTCTTCACAATGTCTTGAACAAGCCCTTCGCTCACAGGCACCAGCTGCACGCCTTCAGCCACAGCAAGCAGAGCACAGTCGGGGAagccctgcaccccagcccTCCCTCTGCCCTCGCCATCACCCCGTCCGTTCTCAAGTCTGTCCATCTTCGGGCAGTCAACAAGCCTGAAGGAGGGAAACAGAAAGGCAGCACCCCAGACCTGCTCTGCATACAGGAGACCACCTTGATGGCGACCGATGTTTCTCCAGGCAAAATGAGGCCTCTCTTAGCTAAGAAACCAGTATCTCGCCAGTACTCCACGGATGAGGCCATAATGTCATACATTGACGTTTCCCCAGCAGAAGCCAGCCCGGGAAAGCCTCCTTTAGAGAAAAGCTCCTCTTTCAGTGGGCAGAACAGCTGTGAGCAAGAAGCTGTAACTTCAGCAAGTGTAGGTCTGGTCGAAATCAAACCTGAGAAGGATCAAACACACTCGGCTGCTGAGCACCTGCCAGAAAGCGCTCTGAATCAGATGTGTGCCCTCTCCACAGGCGGGTTTCAGAAAGGCTCAGCTGTCCTCATAGGTGATGATGAAGCAAAGAAACCTGGCCAGGGAGCAGAAACTGAGCACGACAACTGGCAAGTGCAGGCTCAGCGAGAGCTCTCTGCAGGCAgtgaggagaggctggaagctgggtctggggggcaaaGCCCAGCTCAGGCTGAGGGAGTGGCCATCAGTGATCAGCTTAAGCACCAATCCGATGTAAGCCACCATGTGCCTGGGAATATTGGCTATGAAGCAGAGATGACTGCAGTGAATTCACTTGGCGAAGCGAGTTCCaagcaggaaaataatattGCATCAGGTATCCCAACCAAAAGTGCCTCTGATGACAGCAGGGCGGATGAGATGGCAGATGGTACAGATGAGCCTTTGATGAAAG AGTCTTCTCCAAGCGACGAGTCTATTGTGTCTCCGCTGAGTGAGGAGTCGCAGGCTGACGCTGAGGAAGTCTTTGTGTCTCCAAACAAACCCCGCACCACCGAGGACCTGTTTGCAGTCATTCACAG ATCAAAAAGGAAAGTTCTTGGGAGAAAGGATTCTGGAGACCTTTCTGTAAGAAACAGATTGAGAGCTTCATCTGGGACTAGCAGCCAGCCCCCTGCCAGCAGCACGCTGCCCACCAGCAATGTGCCACCAGCTGGCAGCGTGGGCGCTCCCATTAGCAGTCAGAGGTCCCCAGGACTCATATACAGGAATGCCAAAAAGTCTAACACATCCAATGAGGAGTTTAAACTACTGCTCCTTAAAAAGGGCAGCCGATCCGATTCCAGCTACAGGATGTCTGCCACGGAAATTCTGAAAAGTCCTATTTTGCCCAAGTCTCCTGGAGAGCTGACAGCGGATGCCCCTCAAAGCCTGGAGGAATCTCCCCCTGTGGTGAGCCCTGATGCATCGTCCCCgctctccccctgctcccctaGGGTCAACGCGGAAGGATTCTCCTCCAAGAGCTTTCCCATGTCGGCGTCTTCAAGAGTGGGTCGCTCGCGGGCCCCTCcggcagccagcagcagccgaTACAGCGTGCGCTGCAGGCTGTACAACACGCCAATGCAGGCCATCTCTGAAGGAGAGACTGAGAACTCTGATGGCAGCCCCCACGACGATCGGTCTTCTCAGAGCTCAACATAG